In Paenibacillus sonchi, the genomic stretch AATACTTCGTCCCATTTACCAGCATTCTTGCCCCTTTTCACGCTTTCCTTTACTTTGAATTTCCCTAAGTCTCCTACTACTTTTACAGCTTCAACAATATAATTTATTTTTTCATCTGAAGACCAACTGGCATAATTAAATCCTGTAGCCAAATGAGCTTTTACCAAATGATACTCACTAATAATTTTTTTACCAAAACGCGGCGCTACGCTAGTCCGATAAAGACGTCTTCTTATTTCAGGATCTGGATATACATTTTCACGTATTGATATGCCTCGCTTTAAAAAGACTTTTTCCCATGTTTCTTTATTCTGCATCACTTGCCAAGCATATGTTTTTTTCCATACATCGCGAAGATAGTCTTCTAGTTCTATTAGATTCAAACTTTTGTTGTTTACTTCTTCCTGTTCAACAATTACAGAGAGTAAATAACCATCCAATGAATCCAATGCCTCTTCAGCATAATGAGGTTCTAAATCCTCTTCATTTACAACATTACAAGGAATTGTTTTTTCAAGCCAATTCAACAATTCCTTTAAAGAATTTGATCCGGTAATTTTTCGCCATTCATCTGCAATATGTTGAATTAATGCACCTAAAGGGCTGAGTGTGCTCCTAACTTCCATAAGCTGTTCTTTTCTCATTGTATCGATAAGTAAATCATAGTTCTGACGAGCATTTAGACTACTGTATACTCTAGTTCCTGTTTCCAAAAACACTAGTGTTCTACCCTCTGTTCCAGATCCTGGTCTTCCTGCCCTACCTGCTAGATTTTTAAACTCTGATAATGGAATAACATCACCACCACGAGTTAATGTTGGAACTATTACTGTCTCAAAAGGTAAATTCACTCCTTCTGATAATGTTGATGTAGCTAGAGCAATATGAACAATATGCTTCTGTAGAAGCTCTACCATTAGCCGAGCCATTACCCCTGGCATGTTTCCATGGTGAACAGCAATACCTTTTAATAATAACTGATATTCATTTGACTCAATACCAAAATAATCCTCGCAAGCCAGTAAGCATTTTTCAAACAATTTAATATGCTCTGTTTCAGAGGGGGGATGAAGAATGGGGGAGTTCTATTCCTTTTAATACTTTATTCAAGACAATCAAAAAATCTTCAGCATAACCACCAATATGTTGTGTAATTGATATTAATACCGAATGTTGATTTCCTTGTTCGTCTGGCTGTGCTAGCTGCATTGCAGCCCAAAATAAATGTGGTCTTTGCCGCTTACTAACACCATTTTTCTCATTTGTAAAGCTTTTGGGTATCACTTTATATGGTATAGGAAAAGGATCAAAAGGTCTTTGAATAAATGGTACATTTTCCGAACCATTAGTTTCATTAAACAGTAAATCACTTCCATCGAGGATATCAAAGCGCATTTCATACTCACCTGTCTGAATCCACTCAAGTCGTCCTATGAGCTGACGAGTGCTACGATAGCTAGAAATTACTGGTTCTGCATTTTCATTTCCAGATATCCATTTAGCAAGAAATTCATTTTCTTCGGCAACCGCAGATAAGGCAATAGTTCTTTTATCTTCAGTGTAACGTAATAATCGATTTGTTAACGTTTCAAGTCTCAGGTTCCTATTGTCGCCACTTCTTAGGTCCTCATGATTAATGCTATTGTATTGAACTGAATGAACTTCATCAATAACAATTAGTGAAACACGATTTAAAAAAGTGGACCCAAAAATCTAATTAGCGCCTCTGCTTTTTCGTAAGTGCAAATTAAAACAGTTGGATCATTTGAAGTAATCCAAGCATCTGTGGGACCCCAATCTATACCGCCATATAGTCCTGTTACTCTAACCGAAGAACTTCCTAAGTCTCCTAAAACTTTGCCAAGCTTTGATTCAACTTCCGTTGCAAGCGCTCTTGAAGGAACCAAATACATTGTAATAGGAGCAACGTTTAACAAATTTAAAGAACCTTCATTTATTTTAAGAAACATACTTTGAATTATGGCCAGCTCAGCAATTGTTGTTTTTCCAGAACCGGTAGGTGTACAGAGTGTAAAGGATTCATCTTTTATTAGTCTTTCAATACCCTTAATTTGTGAATACCAAGCTAAAGATTTCTGAATTCGATAGTTGTTTCTTAGATATCTTTCAAATGCTTTCTTACCATCAGCAGATACACCATCCAAAAGATACTGTACATTTGATCGTAATGAATTAGTAACAAATTCCTTTACTACTTCAGAGACAATTTTAGAAAGTAACCACGAGTAACTATCATTACCATAAATCATAAGTTTTGATAAGTCATGCAGCTTTTTCTGTGCAGTTGACAAACGTTTTGCATCACCCCAACGCATATATGTACAGAATATCCCAAGAGCTCGTACCACTTCATCTACAATCCGATTATTTATAATGCTATTTATTGAATCGGGTTCCACATCATTTTGTTTGTTTTTGCGGCTTCTCTCTTTTGTCCAATAACTTATATTTAAACTTAAAAGATGAGGAAAATCCCCCTTCAGTAGCATGGTCAACATTTGAGAATCATTCGAATCTAATATTTCATTATTTAATAAACCCAAAGAAAGTGCTGGATACCCAGCTAACTGGTATACAGCAGCTGCCAGTAAACGTAGCGGAAGTTGATTGTCATTTAAATCAGGAAGTGACAACCACTCCAAAAGTTCACCAGCGCGTCTTAATGCATTACGCCAGTTTGCTAATCCATGCTCTTTCTCAAAGAGTCCAACATCAATTAATGTAACAGCTTCTTCTAATCTTTCAGAAAACTCGTCAGTCCTCCAACCAAGAAGTCCAGGCTGTTTCATTTTAATACGAGTATAATGACTGTATAATTTTGCTATTGAGGGGGACAACGTATCGCCCGCCAGTTCTAAATAAATGTTTTCAAACTCTTCTGATGTAAAATCATTTTCATTCACTTGCTATTCTTCCTTTCCATAAACGAAGCTAACAAGTTTGTTAACGTCATTAATATGAATCTCAGCAACTTCTAACATTCTTTCCCCTTTATAACTTGGATGTGGCTCTAGACGTGGCATCCAGCAAACTCTTTCCGTTGGCCTTTTTGGAAATTGACCACAAATGTAACTTACACAATCATATCTATCTACATTTTTATATTCCCTATATAGACCTCTAAGAGCTTGGATCCATACTCCCGCATCAGGATTAGATTCATAATCTTGCAAGATTTCGATTAAACGCCTTATCTCCAATGGTGCCAAATTTTTAGTACTGATTTTAACATGGGCGTCATTAATCATACCCATATCATATGCAGCTGAGCATTTTGCCTCTAAGAAAAGGATCTTTTTAATTATTCCTTTCTCCATAACAAAAGCAACACAGTCATCTCCAGTACGGCCAAATATAGCACCTTTCATATTTCCAGTTTGACGCATCA encodes the following:
- a CDS encoding DEAD/DEAH box helicase translates to MNENDFTSEEFENIYLELAGDTLSPSIAKLYSHYTRIKMKQPGLLGWRTDEFSERLEEAVTLIDVGLFEKEHGLANWRNALRRAGELLEWLSLPDLNDNQLPLRLLAAAVYQLAGYPALSLGLLNNEILDSNDSQMLTMLLKGDFPHLLSLNISYWTKERSRKNKQNDVEPDSINSIINNRIVDEVVRALGIFCTYMRWGDAKRLSTAQKKLHDLSKLMIYGNDSYSWLLSKIVSEVVKEFVTNSLRSNVQYLLDGVSADGKKAFERYLRNNYRIQKSLAWYSQIKGIERLIKDESFTLCTPTGSGKTTIAELAIIQSMFLKINEGSLNLLNVAPITMYLVPSRALATEVESKLGKVLGDLGSSSVRVTGLYGGIDWGPTDAWITSNDPTVLICTYEKAEALIRFLGPLF